One window from the genome of bacterium encodes:
- the hpaB gene encoding 4-hydroxyphenylacetate 3-monooxygenase, oxygenase component — translation MPARKGADYLKNLKDNPPEIYHRGERIKDFTTHPEFKGHAKSLADIYDLQWKHPDVMLVKDEETGEMIGRTYQIPRTAEDIRLLSQCMLKIAEFSCGMMGRSPDYLNRAMAAYAGGWKYLAEQDPRFGENAKSLHRHLAGKDLCMTHTLINPQANRAVSVAQQKDPYLGARIKEERADGFVIRGARMLATAPVSDEIMVFPSTLLTSNPEDAPYAFGFCIPSNTPGLKFQCRETVSYNPNGYDHPLGARFEEQDAVVIFDDVFVPWEKVLLYKNVEVCNKAYAASGAVVHMSHQVLCKNIAKSEFLLGLASLMVDSIGIEQFQHIHEKLADLWVTHETMKAFLRAAEADCHLDEYGVMRPAWDPLDAARNLFPRTYPRLVQIIQQLGASGLVAMPTHDDLNGPLKEEIQKYYMGARVDAYERIPLFRLAWDASISAFGTRQALYEYFFFGDPVRMAGALVKNHPRKEAMEKVRHFLEKMRSEAEADASAAKSR, via the coding sequence ATGCCTGCACGCAAAGGCGCAGACTACCTCAAGAATCTGAAAGACAACCCGCCCGAAATCTACCATCGCGGCGAACGCATCAAGGACTTCACCACGCATCCCGAGTTCAAGGGTCACGCCAAGAGCCTCGCCGACATCTATGACCTGCAGTGGAAGCATCCCGATGTGATGCTCGTCAAGGATGAGGAAACGGGCGAGATGATCGGTCGCACCTATCAGATTCCCCGCACGGCGGAGGACATCCGCCTGCTCTCGCAGTGCATGCTGAAAATCGCGGAATTCTCCTGCGGCATGATGGGCCGTTCACCCGACTACTTGAATCGCGCGATGGCGGCCTACGCGGGCGGCTGGAAATATCTCGCAGAACAGGATCCGCGCTTCGGCGAAAATGCCAAATCCTTGCACCGCCACCTCGCGGGCAAAGACCTCTGCATGACGCATACGTTGATTAATCCGCAGGCGAATCGCGCCGTCTCCGTCGCACAGCAGAAGGATCCCTATCTCGGCGCGCGCATCAAGGAGGAACGCGCCGACGGTTTCGTGATTCGCGGCGCGCGCATGCTGGCCACCGCTCCCGTTTCCGATGAGATTATGGTCTTTCCCTCGACGCTGCTCACCAGCAATCCCGAGGACGCTCCCTACGCCTTCGGCTTCTGCATTCCGTCCAACACTCCGGGTCTGAAATTTCAGTGTCGCGAAACGGTGAGCTATAATCCCAACGGCTACGATCACCCGCTCGGCGCGCGTTTTGAAGAACAGGATGCCGTCGTCATCTTCGACGACGTGTTTGTCCCGTGGGAAAAAGTGCTGCTCTACAAAAATGTCGAAGTCTGCAACAAAGCCTACGCCGCGTCCGGTGCGGTCGTGCATATGTCGCATCAGGTCTTGTGCAAGAATATCGCGAAGAGCGAGTTCCTGCTCGGCCTCGCGTCTCTAATGGTGGATTCCATCGGGATCGAACAATTCCAGCACATCCACGAAAAGCTCGCCGATCTCTGGGTTACGCATGAAACCATGAAGGCGTTTCTGCGCGCCGCTGAAGCAGATTGCCACTTGGACGAATACGGCGTCATGCGTCCGGCCTGGGATCCGCTGGATGCCGCGCGTAATCTCTTCCCGCGCACCTATCCGCGCCTCGTGCAGATCATCCAGCAGCTTGGCGCAAGCGGTTTGGTGGCCATGCCCACGCATGACGACTTGAATGGCCCGCTCAAGGAGGAAATCCAGAAATACTACATGGGTGCGCGCGTTGATGCGTATGAACGCATCCCGCTCTTCCGTTTGGCGTGGGACGCTTCGATTTCCGCCTTCGGAACCCGTCAGGCGCTCTACGAGTATTTCTTCTTTGGCGACCCCGTCCGCATGGCCGGTGCGCTTGTCAAGAATCATCCGCGCAAGGAAGCAATGGAGAAGGTTCGTCACTTCCTCGAAAAGATGCGCAGCGAAGCCGAAGCGGATGCCTCCGCCGCGAAGTCTCGCTAA
- a CDS encoding flavin reductase family protein: protein MTDFLAPLEPRTFFDTVGLFATGVCVITTEGETGPHGMTANAVTSLSLDPMLVVFCVAKRAHMADYLTKRGARFTINILRDEQIAISNHFAGRSPEGEHPSFRFVDWKGGPRIEGVLAAIGCEVDSYPEGGDHLIVVGKVVALHQGIEPHKPLLYYKSHYHDLSGKLNQPAPDREDLSGPGPQLFWDPWEG from the coding sequence ATGACGGATTTTCTCGCACCGCTTGAACCGCGCACGTTCTTCGATACGGTTGGACTCTTTGCCACCGGAGTCTGCGTCATCACGACCGAAGGCGAAACCGGCCCGCACGGCATGACCGCCAATGCCGTCACGTCGCTCTCTCTCGATCCCATGCTCGTCGTCTTCTGTGTGGCCAAGCGCGCGCACATGGCCGACTATCTGACAAAACGCGGCGCGCGGTTCACGATCAACATCCTGCGCGATGAACAGATCGCCATCTCCAATCATTTCGCCGGCCGCTCTCCGGAAGGCGAACACCCGTCCTTCCGTTTCGTGGACTGGAAAGGTGGACCGCGCATCGAAGGAGTGCTCGCCGCCATCGGCTGCGAAGTGGATAGCTATCCCGAAGGCGGAGATCACCTCATCGTCGTCGGCAAAGTCGTCGCGCTACATCAGGGAATCGAACCGCACAAACCGTTGCTCTATTACAAGAGCCACTATCATGATCTCTCAGGCAAGCTCAATCAGCCTGCTCCCGACCGCGAAGACCTCAGCGGCCCCGGCCCGCAGCTCTTCTGGGACCCTTGGGAGGGATGA
- a CDS encoding fatty acid desaturase, whose product MILIFLRSRREQGGETSQQTQEYFSPYSQDPIISTEIIVKPRERKPIGSEGSPAQRKIDNQQDLLQILKPYATPSIKSSLWQTFNTFIPLFATYYLMYLSLSYSYWLTLALALLAAGFTVRLFIIQHDCGHMAFFPSRTWNDRLGYVCSLFTMVPYFYWKRQHALHHSTNGNLDKRGIGDMDVFTVEEYLAMNKWQRFRYRAYRNPLVFLFIGPLVLFFVINRHWADPVQYSARDKRNVWLTNLTIAATFGGLGWLIGYGALLKIALPVLYLAAGAGIWLFYIQHQFEHTYWKPDQEWNFVRAAMQGSSFYRLPKILQWFTGNIGFHHIHHLTPGIPNYRLEKIYNENPEFRDVYEVTILSSLKTMFLSVWDAKQQRLISFRELNRKYA is encoded by the coding sequence ATGATTCTGATCTTCCTCCGTTCACGGAGGGAACAAGGGGGTGAAACATCACAACAAACGCAAGAATACTTTTCACCATATAGTCAGGACCCGATCATCAGCACCGAAATCATCGTCAAGCCGCGCGAACGAAAGCCCATTGGCTCGGAGGGATCGCCAGCGCAGCGCAAGATAGACAATCAGCAGGATCTGCTTCAAATTCTGAAACCCTACGCGACTCCCTCTATCAAAAGTTCACTCTGGCAGACGTTTAATACGTTTATCCCTCTTTTCGCAACTTACTATCTGATGTATCTGAGTCTGAGCTACTCTTATTGGCTCACGCTCGCACTCGCGCTGCTCGCCGCGGGCTTCACGGTCAGACTCTTCATCATCCAGCACGATTGCGGACACATGGCCTTCTTTCCCAGCCGCACGTGGAACGACCGCTTGGGCTACGTCTGCAGCCTCTTTACGATGGTCCCCTACTTCTACTGGAAGCGCCAGCACGCCCTGCATCACTCGACCAACGGCAATCTGGACAAGCGCGGCATCGGGGACATGGACGTCTTCACCGTCGAAGAATATCTGGCCATGAACAAGTGGCAACGCTTCAGATATCGCGCCTATCGCAATCCGCTCGTCTTCCTGTTCATCGGTCCGCTTGTGCTCTTTTTCGTTATCAATCGTCACTGGGCCGATCCCGTGCAGTATAGCGCGCGCGACAAGCGCAACGTCTGGCTGACCAACCTCACCATCGCCGCGACCTTCGGCGGACTCGGCTGGCTGATCGGCTACGGCGCGCTGTTGAAAATCGCCCTGCCCGTGCTCTACCTTGCCGCCGGCGCCGGCATCTGGCTCTTCTACATTCAGCATCAGTTCGAGCACACCTATTGGAAACCCGATCAGGAGTGGAACTTCGTCCGCGCCGCCATGCAGGGCAGTTCGTTCTATCGTCTCCCGAAGATCCTGCAATGGTTCACCGGCAATATCGGTTTTCATCACATCCACCACCTGACGCCCGGCATCCCGAACTATCGTCTTGAGAAGATCTACAACGAAAACCCCGAGTTCCGCGATGTCTACGAAGTCACGATTCTCTCAAGTCTGAAAACCATGTTCCTGTCGGTTTGGGACGCCAAGCAGCAGCGTCTGATCAGCTTCCGCGAACTGAACAGGAAATACGCGTGA
- a CDS encoding VOC family protein, which yields MTPNILRTAHAEFRVTDLERAKTFYVDALGFSILHQDSERLYLGNIEERDPYSLVLRKSAQPGLGHLAFKVERESDLDGLAWIAGEDGLAHKWLEKGAKYKMGRTLVMQDPHGIPLHFYFEAERRDWSLQKYYEHRGARIQRIDHFNCQVHDVRRAYEWYTKRLGFHCSEYTAANDTPRIPGEYSPGNPSFSWRCVETDDLWATWLHRKPNVHDIAMMNGIGPRLHHVGFWAYDRLSILDACDVLASMGMVDHIERGPGRHGLSNAFFLYLRDHDNNRIEIYTGDYLLTDWDVPPVRWSINDKRRATFWGHWPPKSWFDEASLVEDIVTGDLMPVSDPKFFGRPTFVV from the coding sequence ATGACCCCCAACATTCTTCGCACCGCCCACGCCGAATTCCGCGTCACCGATCTTGAGCGCGCCAAAACTTTCTACGTTGACGCCCTCGGCTTCTCGATCCTGCATCAGGATTCCGAACGGCTCTACTTAGGCAACATCGAGGAGCGCGACCCCTACTCACTGGTCTTGCGCAAATCCGCGCAGCCCGGCCTTGGGCATCTGGCCTTCAAAGTCGAGCGCGAAAGTGATCTCGACGGCCTCGCGTGGATCGCCGGTGAAGACGGCCTCGCCCACAAGTGGCTCGAAAAGGGCGCGAAATACAAAATGGGCCGCACGCTGGTCATGCAGGACCCGCACGGCATACCGCTGCATTTTTATTTCGAGGCCGAGCGCCGCGACTGGAGCCTGCAAAAGTATTACGAACATCGCGGCGCGCGCATTCAGCGCATTGATCACTTCAATTGTCAGGTGCACGACGTGCGCCGCGCCTACGAGTGGTATACAAAGCGCTTGGGCTTTCATTGCAGCGAATACACCGCCGCCAATGACACCCCGCGCATTCCCGGTGAATATTCTCCCGGTAATCCAAGCTTCAGTTGGCGCTGCGTCGAAACGGATGATTTGTGGGCCACGTGGCTGCACAGAAAACCCAATGTGCACGACATCGCCATGATGAACGGCATCGGCCCGCGTCTGCATCACGTCGGCTTCTGGGCCTATGATAGATTATCCATTCTCGATGCCTGCGACGTCTTGGCCAGCATGGGCATGGTGGATCACATCGAGCGCGGTCCGGGCCGTCACGGCCTGTCGAATGCGTTCTTTCTCTATTTGCGCGACCACGACAACAACCGCATTGAAATCTACACCGGCGACTATCTGCTGACCGACTGGGATGTCCCGCCCGTGCGCTGGAGCATCAATGACAAGCGCCGCGCCACCTTCTGGGGCCACTGGCCTCCCAAGTCATGGTTCGACGAAGCAAGTTTAGTCGAAGACATCGTCACCGGCGACCTGATGCCCGTCAGCGACCCCAAGTTCTTTGGGCGTCCAACGTTTGTTGTGTAA
- the icd gene encoding isocitrate dehydrogenase (NADP(+)): protein MYDKLTPPTTGEKITVAEGRLVVPDHPVIPFIEGDGTGPDIWRASQRVFDAAVEKAYGGKKKVVWFEVYAGEKSLKVYGENVWLPEDTLTAIKEYIVAIKGPLTTPVGGGIRSLNVTLRQVLDLYACVRPVRWFEGVPAPVKEPGKLDVVIFRENTEDVYSGIEWKAGSAEAARLIEFVKGMGKTIRHDSGVGIKPISKYGSERIVRKAIQYAIDRGLKTVTLVHKGNIMKFTEGAFREWGYELAAREFADKVVTEKDLWEKHDGKLPAGKILLNDRIADAMFQQLLLRPDEYEVIVTPNLNGDYLSDACAAQVGGLGLAPGGNISDAYAVFEATHGTAPKYADKDVINPGSVILSGVMMFEYLKWDEAAKLIVKGLEGAIGKKRVTYDLERQMAGATKLKTSEFASEIIANM from the coding sequence TTGTACGATAAATTAACTCCCCCGACGACCGGTGAGAAGATTACGGTCGCGGAGGGTCGGCTCGTCGTTCCCGACCATCCAGTCATTCCATTCATAGAAGGTGACGGCACCGGCCCGGATATTTGGCGCGCATCGCAGCGCGTGTTTGACGCCGCAGTGGAGAAAGCTTACGGCGGCAAGAAGAAAGTTGTCTGGTTTGAAGTGTATGCCGGCGAAAAGTCGCTGAAGGTTTACGGCGAAAACGTCTGGCTGCCGGAAGACACGCTGACGGCGATCAAGGAATACATCGTCGCGATAAAAGGGCCGTTGACCACGCCGGTGGGCGGCGGGATTCGTTCTTTGAACGTGACGCTCAGGCAGGTGCTTGACCTTTACGCCTGCGTTCGCCCGGTGAGATGGTTTGAAGGGGTCCCCGCTCCTGTAAAGGAGCCGGGGAAACTCGACGTGGTCATTTTCCGCGAGAACACCGAAGACGTATACTCGGGAATCGAATGGAAGGCCGGCTCGGCGGAAGCAGCTCGTCTGATTGAGTTTGTCAAGGGGATGGGCAAAACCATTCGTCACGATTCCGGTGTGGGAATCAAGCCGATTTCCAAGTATGGCAGCGAGCGCATCGTGCGCAAGGCCATTCAATACGCCATCGACCGTGGATTAAAGACTGTGACGCTTGTCCACAAGGGCAACATCATGAAGTTCACCGAGGGAGCGTTCCGTGAATGGGGCTACGAGCTTGCCGCGAGAGAGTTTGCGGACAAGGTGGTCACGGAGAAGGACCTTTGGGAGAAGCACGACGGCAAGCTGCCGGCAGGCAAGATTCTCCTGAATGACCGGATCGCCGATGCGATGTTCCAGCAGCTGCTGCTCAGGCCTGACGAATACGAAGTCATCGTAACACCGAATTTGAACGGGGACTACCTCAGCGACGCCTGCGCCGCACAGGTGGGCGGACTTGGGCTTGCGCCGGGCGGCAACATCAGCGATGCCTATGCGGTGTTTGAAGCGACGCACGGCACGGCGCCGAAGTATGCGGACAAGGATGTCATCAATCCCGGATCGGTGATTCTGTCGGGCGTGATGATGTTTGAGTATCTGAAGTGGGACGAAGCGGCTAAGCTGATTGTGAAGGGTCTTGAGGGAGCGATTGGCAAGAAGCGCGTGACCTACGACCTTGAACGGCAGATGGCCGGTGCGACGAAACTGAAGACTTCGGAATTCGCGAGCGAGATTATCGCGAACATGTAG
- a CDS encoding TonB-dependent receptor, with product MKRSLTTFFHIFALLSLTSLAFAGPGKIAGTVLDENGDAILGANVQILETQQGISVLNPDGSYVILGITPGVYTVRFSSVGYGTKEVREVSVSSDLTTTVNTVLREEAFQMGEVEIVTQRKATVQLDVAGKEKRITGEQLQNFGGGQVATIIAKQPGFKVDPDGGLHVRGGRDSEAKYVVDGQSKGDALYNSSKRLINTSALNVEEIEILTGGDASTGGYQSALIRVTTPEGKMDNYNGTVEYRTDRMFQTYSFNSDQYDYAFSGPVPFVKDLFNLRENKFSFFTSGTAKLTNTYTPYAINRDPNDYLGLGFDIPERQSNDYSTFWKLTYRMDPKRKLNMSYSRDHSLWDIYPEGEAAIAGNYGWQYKYAPENRPYARNIRDSYNLQYQHNVTQNTFYEVSLGRFKTKTRVTPRGKNPDEFTQQNDIEDGRLAANATGGADVNNNGIPDGYRDANGDGEYNGEGEGYNDSNGNGRWDRGEDWVDLNGNGVFDPAEPWVDRPNSQGVNNLGVYDSWDPYFDLNGNGRWDDAEPQLGEQDWNGNGVWDGEVFQDANGNGRYDGYGEGYDDRNGNGSIDRQTNFADNQDTGEGLLDGDFAWDTGEPFIDLPDENGFYNGIRDEGEVWLDLPTRNGNPFSAPTRNGRYDGPGNGFDEFELFCYPANLSYGMDPRLPVIYTWANILEEFPAGEPPWLGMGYDDNFVPLYFHYIEGRSTWINRTQNDRENPIFNQRNGQYDPGEVFSDYNRNGRYDPFPDDFLNPGQWDDAAFWQDRQSVEYSGKFDITSQVNKFHELKSGIELKHRELKMQSIQNPDQPYDNADFPLPPGSPFYGVGGTRDFYDHKPWEGAVYFQDKMEFEGLIVRAGIRSDFIIQGDGLLQDLQDKVDAGQPGALLAERGRYVIAPRLGISHPVSATSKLYFNYGHYYQTPSFQYFYRSATANISPNTQVGNPNLEYEKTVSYEVGVSTEFTENWVVDVAGYYRDVYNQIGTIEERIGPITLNRYFNLGYARARGFEFSVDKKFSSMWALTANYDFSFAYGKESAAAEGLISRLSGVPENRNEHPLDWDETHRVSAFLTFMVGKDQRPEVIGVKLPSNWLSTVEFSYGSGLPYTPSTFIAQKPGNLILPNSARQQATSTTDFRFDKFWELRQGLKLATGFEIFNLFNRKNVRDIYSETGNAYDSSHELNQNETDDGNQGKDYDHNPRNYFPPRQVLLHLKLEF from the coding sequence ATGAAGCGTAGTCTGACCACATTTTTTCACATTTTTGCGTTGTTGTCGTTGACGTCGCTGGCGTTTGCCGGACCCGGAAAGATAGCCGGCACGGTATTGGACGAAAACGGCGACGCGATTCTGGGCGCAAACGTGCAGATTCTGGAGACGCAGCAGGGCATCTCCGTGCTGAATCCGGACGGCAGTTATGTCATCTTGGGCATCACGCCCGGCGTATACACGGTTCGCTTTTCGAGCGTCGGCTACGGGACGAAGGAGGTCCGCGAGGTCTCCGTGTCATCGGACCTGACCACAACGGTCAACACCGTGCTGCGGGAAGAGGCGTTTCAGATGGGCGAGGTAGAGATTGTCACGCAGCGGAAAGCGACCGTACAGCTTGACGTCGCCGGCAAAGAGAAGCGCATCACGGGTGAACAGCTGCAGAACTTCGGCGGCGGTCAGGTGGCCACGATTATCGCCAAGCAACCGGGCTTCAAGGTAGACCCCGACGGCGGATTGCACGTACGCGGTGGTCGCGACTCGGAAGCGAAATACGTGGTGGACGGGCAGTCCAAGGGTGACGCGCTCTACAACAGTTCGAAGCGCCTGATCAACACAAGCGCGTTAAACGTCGAGGAGATCGAGATTCTGACGGGCGGCGACGCTTCGACGGGTGGCTATCAGTCGGCGCTGATTCGCGTGACGACGCCCGAAGGCAAGATGGACAATTACAACGGGACAGTGGAGTACCGCACGGACCGGATGTTCCAGACGTACAGCTTCAATTCGGATCAATACGATTACGCATTCAGCGGACCGGTGCCGTTTGTCAAGGACCTGTTCAACCTCCGTGAGAACAAGTTTTCGTTCTTCACGTCGGGCACGGCCAAGCTGACGAACACCTATACTCCTTATGCAATCAACCGCGACCCCAACGACTATTTAGGGTTGGGTTTTGACATTCCCGAGCGGCAGTCGAACGACTATTCGACCTTCTGGAAGTTGACGTACCGCATGGATCCGAAGCGCAAGCTGAACATGTCTTATTCGCGCGACCATTCGCTGTGGGACATTTATCCGGAAGGTGAGGCGGCGATTGCGGGTAACTACGGCTGGCAGTACAAGTATGCGCCGGAGAACCGTCCTTACGCTCGGAACATTCGCGACTCTTACAACCTGCAATATCAGCATAACGTCACGCAGAACACGTTTTATGAAGTGTCGCTGGGGCGGTTCAAGACGAAGACACGTGTGACGCCGCGCGGGAAGAATCCCGACGAATTCACGCAGCAGAACGACATTGAAGACGGCCGGCTGGCGGCGAACGCGACGGGCGGCGCGGATGTCAACAACAACGGCATTCCCGACGGATACCGCGACGCCAACGGCGACGGCGAATACAACGGTGAAGGTGAAGGCTACAACGATTCCAATGGCAACGGGCGGTGGGATCGCGGCGAAGACTGGGTGGATCTGAACGGCAACGGAGTGTTTGATCCGGCTGAACCGTGGGTGGACCGTCCGAATTCTCAGGGTGTGAACAATCTTGGCGTTTACGATTCGTGGGATCCTTACTTTGACTTGAACGGGAACGGCCGCTGGGACGATGCGGAGCCGCAGCTTGGCGAGCAGGACTGGAACGGCAACGGTGTTTGGGACGGCGAAGTGTTCCAGGACGCGAACGGCAACGGGAGATATGATGGCTATGGGGAAGGTTATGACGACCGGAACGGCAACGGCAGTATAGACCGTCAGACTAATTTTGCGGACAATCAGGATACAGGCGAAGGTTTGCTCGACGGCGATTTCGCGTGGGACACGGGCGAGCCGTTTATTGACCTGCCTGATGAAAACGGATTCTACAACGGGATTCGAGACGAAGGCGAGGTTTGGCTGGATCTTCCGACGCGGAACGGCAATCCGTTTTCCGCACCGACGCGCAACGGGCGCTACGACGGTCCGGGCAATGGGTTTGACGAGTTTGAACTTTTCTGTTATCCTGCGAACCTGAGCTACGGAATGGATCCGCGACTGCCGGTGATTTACACGTGGGCGAATATTCTGGAAGAGTTTCCGGCGGGAGAGCCGCCGTGGCTTGGGATGGGATACGACGATAACTTTGTTCCTCTGTATTTCCACTATATTGAAGGTCGTTCGACGTGGATCAACCGGACGCAGAATGACCGCGAGAATCCGATATTCAATCAGCGGAACGGTCAGTACGATCCGGGCGAAGTGTTCAGCGATTACAATCGCAACGGCCGTTACGATCCGTTCCCGGACGATTTTCTGAATCCGGGTCAGTGGGACGACGCAGCGTTCTGGCAAGATCGGCAGTCGGTCGAGTATTCCGGCAAGTTTGATATTACGAGTCAGGTGAACAAGTTCCACGAGTTGAAGTCAGGTATCGAGTTGAAGCATCGCGAACTGAAGATGCAGTCGATTCAGAATCCCGATCAGCCGTATGACAACGCGGACTTTCCGCTGCCTCCGGGATCACCGTTCTATGGAGTGGGCGGAACGCGCGACTTCTACGATCATAAGCCGTGGGAAGGCGCAGTCTACTTTCAGGATAAGATGGAGTTCGAGGGTTTGATCGTTCGCGCGGGCATTCGTTCGGACTTCATTATTCAGGGCGACGGGCTGCTGCAGGACTTGCAGGACAAGGTTGACGCGGGTCAGCCGGGCGCGCTGCTGGCCGAGCGCGGCCGCTATGTGATCGCACCGCGATTGGGCATCTCGCACCCCGTATCGGCGACGTCGAAACTGTATTTCAACTACGGTCACTACTATCAGACGCCGTCGTTCCAATATTTCTATCGCAGTGCGACGGCGAACATTTCGCCGAACACGCAGGTTGGAAATCCGAATCTCGAGTATGAGAAGACGGTATCCTACGAAGTGGGCGTGAGCACGGAGTTCACGGAGAACTGGGTTGTGGACGTGGCGGGTTACTATCGCGACGTGTATAATCAGATTGGAACGATTGAAGAGCGTATCGGGCCGATCACGCTGAACCGCTACTTCAACCTGGGCTATGCGCGTGCGCGCGGCTTTGAGTTCTCGGTGGACAAGAAGTTTTCAAGCATGTGGGCTTTGACGGCAAACTATGACTTCTCGTTCGCCTACGGCAAGGAATCGGCGGCGGCGGAGGGATTGATCAGCCGCTTGAGCGGAGTGCCGGAGAATAGGAATGAGCATCCGCTGGACTGGGACGAGACGCACCGCGTGTCGGCGTTTCTGACGTTCATGGTGGGCAAGGATCAGCGTCCGGAAGTGATCGGAGTGAAGCTGCCGTCGAACTGGTTGTCGACGGTGGAGTTTTCCTACGGTTCGGGTCTTCCGTATACGCCATCGACGTTCATCGCGCAGAAGCCGGGGAATCTGATATTGCCGAATTCGGCGCGTCAGCAGGCGACATCGACGACAGATTTCCGGTTTGACAAGTTCTGGGAACTGCGTCAGGGACTGAAGCTTGCGACGGGATTTGAGATATTCAATTTATTTAATCGCAAGAACGTCCGGGATATCTACTCGGAGACGGGCAACGCCTATGACTCGTCTCATGAGTTGAATCAGAACGAAACGGATGACGGCAACCAGGGCAAGGATTACGACCACAACCCGCGCAACTACTTCCCGCCGCGGCAGGTCTTGTTGCACCTGAAGCTTGAGTTCTAA